A single window of Methylobacterium nodulans ORS 2060 DNA harbors:
- the ntrC gene encoding nitrogen regulation protein NR(I) — protein sequence MPNGHIIVADDDAAIRTVLNQALSRAGYEVRSTGNAATLWRWVAQGDGDLVITDVVMPDENAFDLLPRIKRVRPDLPIIVMSAQNTFMTAIRASERGAYEYLPKPFDLKELTAIVGRALSRPRGNAAPGAGPENEDIPLVGRSPAMQEIYRSLARLMPTDLTVMITGESGTGKELVARALHDYGRRRAGPFVPVNMAAIPRDLIESELFGHEKGAFTGATARSAGRFEQAEGGTLFLDEIGDMPMEAQTRLLRVLQQGEYTTVGGRVPIKTNVRIIAATNKDLRVSIQQGIFREDLFFRLNVVPLRLPALRERTEDVPDLVRHFFTLVEREGLSRKQLDADAMERLKRYRWPGNVRELENLVRRLAALYPQETITGPVIEAELDTLPLAAPAPGGPPRKGAAEAEGLSAAVERHLAEYFSGFRDTLPPPGLYHRVLREIEGPLIGAALAATRGNQIRAAELLGVNRNTLRKKVRDLDLQVFRTPR from the coding sequence ATGCCGAACGGACACATCATCGTCGCCGACGACGACGCCGCGATCCGCACCGTCCTCAACCAGGCGCTCTCGCGCGCGGGCTACGAGGTGCGCTCGACGGGCAATGCCGCCACCCTCTGGCGCTGGGTCGCCCAGGGCGACGGCGACCTCGTCATCACCGACGTGGTGATGCCCGACGAGAACGCCTTCGACCTCCTGCCCCGCATCAAGCGGGTGCGGCCGGACCTGCCGATCATCGTCATGAGCGCGCAGAACACCTTCATGACGGCGATCCGGGCCTCCGAGCGCGGCGCCTACGAGTACCTGCCCAAGCCCTTCGACCTGAAGGAGCTGACGGCGATCGTCGGGCGCGCCCTGTCGCGGCCCCGCGGCAACGCGGCGCCCGGCGCCGGGCCGGAGAACGAGGACATCCCGCTCGTCGGGCGCTCGCCGGCCATGCAGGAGATCTACCGGTCGCTCGCCCGCCTGATGCCGACCGACCTCACGGTGATGATCACCGGCGAGTCCGGCACCGGCAAGGAGCTGGTCGCCCGTGCGCTGCACGATTACGGCCGGCGCCGCGCCGGGCCCTTCGTCCCCGTCAACATGGCGGCGATCCCGCGCGACCTGATCGAATCCGAACTCTTCGGCCACGAGAAGGGCGCCTTCACGGGCGCCACCGCCCGCTCGGCCGGGCGTTTCGAGCAGGCGGAGGGAGGCACACTGTTCCTCGACGAGATCGGCGACATGCCGATGGAGGCCCAAACCCGGCTCCTGCGCGTGCTGCAGCAGGGCGAGTACACCACGGTCGGCGGGCGGGTGCCGATCAAGACCAATGTCCGCATCATCGCGGCGACGAACAAGGACCTGCGGGTCTCGATCCAGCAGGGCATCTTCCGCGAGGACCTGTTCTTCCGCCTCAACGTGGTGCCGCTGCGCCTGCCGGCCCTGCGCGAGCGCACCGAGGACGTGCCGGACCTCGTCCGCCACTTCTTCACGCTCGTCGAGCGCGAGGGCCTGAGCCGCAAGCAGCTCGATGCCGACGCGATGGAGCGCCTCAAGCGCTATCGCTGGCCGGGCAACGTGCGCGAACTCGAGAACCTCGTGCGGCGCCTCGCGGCGCTCTATCCGCAGGAGACGATCACCGGCCCGGTGATCGAGGCGGAGCTCGACACGCTGCCGCTTGCCGCGCCGGCGCCGGGCGGCCCGCCGCGCAAGGGCGCCGCCGAGGCGGAAGGCCTCTCGGCGGCCGTGGAGCGGCACCTCGCCGAGTATTTCTCGGGCTTTCGGGATACGCTGCCGCCGCCCGGCCTCTACCACCGCGTGTTGCGCGAGATCGAGGGGCCGCTCATCGGCGCGGCGCTCGCGGCGACCCGCGGCAACCAGATTCGCGCGGCGGAACTCCTCGGCGTGAACCGGAATACCCTGCGCAAGAAGGTCCGGGACCTCGACCTTCAGGTCTTCCGCACGCCCCGCTGA
- a CDS encoding two-component system sensor histidine kinase NtrB: MSAPTSDAIINALPLPVLTIGPDERILQVNMAAEHFFDYSRRLMQRQRLRDIIPFSSPIIALVNEVRRRRSSVSEYRVELGSPRLSIERSVDVFATYLDDEMVVLMLQERTIADKMNRQLTHRQAARSMVALGAMLAHEIKNPLAGIRGAAQLLEQSAAEDDRLLTRLICDEADRIVRLVERMELFGDERPVERGPVNVHGVLDQVKRSAQSGFARHIRFVENYDPSLPPVLGNRDQLIQVILNLVKNAAEAIGADAVDGEITLSTAFRTGLRLQVPGSRERVSLPIEVAVRDNGPGVSADLLPDLFDPFVTTKAQGSGLGLALVAKIVGDHGGIVECDPAPRRTTFRVLLPMSHARDGRESAPDVE, translated from the coding sequence ATGAGCGCACCGACGAGCGACGCGATCATCAACGCGCTGCCGCTTCCGGTGCTCACCATCGGGCCGGACGAGCGGATCCTCCAGGTCAACATGGCCGCGGAGCATTTCTTCGACTACTCGCGCCGGCTGATGCAGCGCCAGCGCCTGCGCGACATCATTCCGTTCTCCTCGCCGATCATCGCCCTCGTGAACGAGGTGCGGCGGCGGCGGTCGAGCGTGAGCGAGTACCGGGTGGAACTGGGCTCGCCGCGCTTGAGCATCGAGCGCAGCGTCGACGTGTTCGCGACCTATCTCGACGACGAGATGGTGGTGCTGATGCTCCAGGAGCGCACCATCGCGGACAAGATGAACCGCCAGCTCACCCACCGGCAGGCGGCGCGCTCGATGGTGGCGCTCGGCGCCATGCTGGCCCACGAGATCAAGAACCCGCTCGCTGGCATCCGGGGCGCCGCGCAGCTCCTGGAGCAGTCGGCGGCCGAGGACGACCGGCTGCTCACCCGCCTCATCTGCGACGAGGCCGACCGGATCGTGCGCCTCGTCGAGCGCATGGAGCTGTTCGGAGACGAGCGCCCGGTCGAGCGCGGGCCGGTCAACGTCCATGGCGTGCTGGATCAGGTGAAGCGCTCGGCCCAGTCGGGCTTCGCCCGCCATATCCGCTTCGTCGAGAACTACGACCCCTCGCTGCCGCCTGTCCTCGGCAACCGCGACCAGCTCATCCAGGTGATCCTCAACCTCGTGAAGAACGCCGCCGAGGCGATCGGCGCGGATGCAGTCGATGGCGAGATCACGCTCTCGACGGCCTTCCGCACCGGCCTTCGCCTGCAGGTGCCGGGCTCGCGCGAGCGGGTGAGCCTGCCGATCGAGGTGGCGGTGCGCGACAACGGCCCGGGCGTCAGCGCCGATCTGCTGCCCGACCTGTTCGACCCCTTCGTGACCACCAAGGCGCAGGGGTCGGGCCTCGGCCTCGCCCTCGTCGCCAAGATCGTCGGCGACCATGGCGGCATCGTCGAATGCGATCCCGCCCCGCGCCGCACCACCTTCCGCGTTCTCCTGCCGATGTCCCACGCCCGCGACGGGCGCGAATCGGCCCCGGATGTCGAGTAG
- a CDS encoding sensor histidine kinase NtrY-like: MLLSRRVHPPGAQPAGVPPEAAPRGPGLFGALVVGVALALALATFLILVGATTIAPTHNVVVTLLLGNVALVIGLIVVIAWEARVFLRARRANARVARLHTRIVGLFSLIATLPTILLAVVASITLERGLSPWFSDRMRNVVLMSVDVADAYLTNQCQSLAREARILSDDLTRARPAFEVERAWFENFLTARASSLGLPIARIMRSADETVARANIDVLKNPPLPSSADFEEAAKSNDPTCLLPREGRVFGALMKLPAYGDSFLLIEREVTRLAVEFPGVSRAAAAEFLTIDAGRRSVQIAFASMFALIALIALLSAVWFGLNFANRFVAPIRRLINAADQVASGNFYAQVPFRKTEGDLQHLGESFNKMTQELRRQHDGLVEARDQIDRRRRFTEAVLAGVPAGVLGVNAEGVITIANPSTERMLGRKPQELVGTPLRLAVPELAGLFGEPGEARLRPMQQQIQITRNGRERTIDVRVTSEQAQGVDRGYVVTLDDITDLVTAQRTSAWADVARRIAHEIKNPLTPIQLSAERIRRKYGKVITTDKEVFEQCTATIVRQVDDIKRMVDEFSSFARMPKPAIARNDLTEIVKQNLFMMRVAHPDIDFVMEGEEARISAAFDTRLLSQAVTNILKNAVEAVQAVPEAERGRGRIAVRLVEEGEGVVIEITDTGKGFPAEGRQRLLEPYMTTREGGTGLGLAIVSKVLEEHGGGIELNDNPEGRGGQVRMRLLREVRRDEPAPDGTARAREGAAP, encoded by the coding sequence ATGTTGCTGTCGCGCCGCGTTCATCCTCCCGGGGCTCAACCCGCCGGCGTCCCGCCGGAGGCCGCGCCGCGGGGGCCGGGCCTGTTCGGGGCCCTCGTCGTCGGCGTGGCGCTGGCCCTGGCGCTCGCCACCTTCCTGATTCTCGTCGGCGCTACGACGATCGCGCCGACCCACAACGTCGTCGTCACGCTGCTGCTCGGCAACGTCGCCCTGGTGATCGGCCTCATCGTGGTGATCGCCTGGGAAGCCCGGGTGTTCCTGCGGGCGCGGCGGGCGAATGCGCGGGTGGCGCGGCTCCACACGCGCATCGTCGGGCTGTTCAGCCTCATCGCCACCCTGCCGACGATCCTGCTTGCGGTCGTAGCCTCCATCACCCTGGAGCGTGGGCTTTCCCCCTGGTTCTCCGACCGGATGCGCAACGTCGTGCTGATGTCCGTCGACGTCGCCGACGCCTATCTCACCAACCAGTGCCAGAGCCTCGCCCGCGAGGCTCGCATCCTCAGCGACGACCTCACCCGGGCCCGGCCCGCCTTCGAGGTGGAGCGGGCCTGGTTCGAGAACTTCCTCACGGCGCGCGCGAGTTCTCTCGGGCTGCCGATCGCCCGCATCATGCGCTCGGCCGACGAGACCGTGGCGCGCGCCAACATCGACGTGCTCAAGAATCCGCCGCTGCCATCGAGCGCGGATTTCGAGGAGGCCGCGAAGTCGAACGACCCGACCTGCCTGCTTCCCCGCGAGGGAAGGGTGTTCGGCGCGCTCATGAAGCTGCCGGCCTATGGTGATTCCTTCCTGCTGATCGAGCGGGAGGTGACGCGGCTCGCGGTCGAGTTCCCGGGCGTGTCGCGGGCCGCCGCGGCCGAATTCCTCACCATCGATGCCGGGCGGCGCAGCGTGCAGATCGCCTTCGCCAGCATGTTCGCGCTGATCGCCCTGATCGCGCTCCTGTCGGCGGTCTGGTTCGGGCTCAACTTCGCCAACCGGTTCGTCGCGCCGATCCGGCGCCTGATCAACGCCGCCGACCAGGTGGCGTCCGGCAACTTCTACGCGCAGGTGCCCTTCCGCAAGACCGAGGGCGACCTTCAGCACCTGGGCGAGAGCTTCAACAAGATGACCCAGGAGCTGCGCCGCCAGCATGACGGGCTCGTCGAGGCCCGCGATCAGATCGACCGCCGCCGCCGCTTCACGGAAGCCGTGCTGGCCGGCGTGCCGGCGGGCGTGCTCGGGGTCAATGCCGAGGGCGTCATCACCATCGCCAACCCCTCCACCGAGCGGATGCTCGGACGCAAGCCCCAGGAACTCGTCGGCACGCCCCTGCGCCTCGCGGTTCCCGAACTCGCCGGGCTGTTCGGCGAGCCCGGGGAGGCGCGGCTGCGCCCGATGCAGCAGCAGATCCAGATCACCCGCAACGGCCGCGAGCGCACCATCGACGTGCGGGTGACGAGCGAGCAGGCGCAAGGGGTCGACCGGGGCTACGTCGTCACCCTCGACGACATCACCGACCTCGTCACCGCGCAGCGCACCTCCGCCTGGGCGGATGTCGCCCGGCGCATCGCCCACGAGATCAAGAACCCGCTCACCCCGATCCAGCTCTCGGCCGAGCGCATCCGGCGCAAGTACGGCAAGGTCATCACGACCGACAAGGAGGTGTTCGAGCAGTGTACCGCTACGATCGTGCGCCAGGTCGACGACATCAAGCGGATGGTAGACGAGTTCTCGTCGTTCGCGCGGATGCCCAAGCCGGCGATCGCCCGGAACGATCTGACCGAGATCGTGAAGCAGAACCTGTTCATGATGCGGGTGGCGCATCCCGACATCGATTTCGTGATGGAGGGGGAGGAAGCGCGGATCAGCGCGGCCTTCGACACCCGCCTCCTGTCGCAGGCGGTCACCAACATCCTCAAGAACGCCGTCGAGGCGGTGCAGGCGGTGCCCGAGGCGGAACGCGGGCGGGGCCGCATCGCGGTGCGGCTCGTCGAGGAGGGGGAGGGCGTCGTGATCGAGATCACCGACACCGGCAAGGGATTTCCGGCCGAAGGACGCCAGCGGCTGCTCGAACCCTATATGACGACCCGGGAAGGGGGCACCGGCCTCGGGCTGGCGATTGTGAGCAAGGTCTTGGAAGAGCACGGCGGCGGCATCGAACTCAACGACAATCCGGAGGGGCGGGGCGGACAGGTGCGCATGCGCCTGCTGCGCGAAGTCCGGCGCGACGAGCCGGCCCCCGACGGGACGGCGCGGGCCCGGGAGGGCGCCGCCCCGTGA
- a CDS encoding MucR family transcriptional regulator encodes MNSENQTEAPQTIELVSDIVSAYVSNNSVPVGELAGLIRSVHDAVARLGAPAAPQPEKLVPPVPIKKTITPDYLISLEDGRRYRTLKRHLAGRGLTPEQYRAKWGLPPDYPMVAANYAAQRSELAKSIGLGQKPVARRARSQAA; translated from the coding sequence ATGAATTCCGAGAATCAGACCGAGGCCCCGCAGACCATTGAACTCGTGTCCGACATCGTGTCGGCCTACGTATCGAACAATTCGGTGCCCGTGGGTGAGCTCGCCGGCCTGATCCGCAGCGTGCATGACGCGGTGGCCCGGCTCGGCGCCCCGGCGGCGCCCCAGCCCGAGAAACTCGTCCCCCCGGTGCCCATCAAGAAGACGATCACGCCGGATTATCTCATCAGCCTGGAGGACGGGCGGCGCTACCGCACGCTCAAGCGCCATCTCGCGGGCCGTGGCCTCACCCCCGAACAATACCGCGCCAAGTGGGGCCTGCCTCCAGATTATCCCATGGTGGCGGCCAATTATGCTGCGCAGCGCTCCGAGCTCGCCAAGAGCATCGGTCTCGGCCAGAAGCCCGTCGCCCGCCGCGCCCGCAGCCAGGCGGCCTGA
- a CDS encoding sigma-54-dependent transcriptional regulator, translating into MSADILIVDDEADIRDLVAGILEDEGHRTRTAGSSDEALAAIEQRRPHLVFLDIWLQGSRLDGLQVLDIVKAQAPDLPVVMISGHGNIETAVSAIKAGAYDFIEKPFKADRLILVAERALEASRLKREVRDLKARSGQASRIVGGSVAVNQLRQTIERVAPTNARVMISGAPGSGKELSARTLHAASARANGPFVVINAATITPETMEAELFGVEAADGRPRRVGALEEAHGGTLYIDEVADMPRETQNRILRVLVDQNFQRVGGTTRVHVDVRIISSSSRDLAEEIAAGRFREDLFHRLSVVPIRVPPLAERREDVPELIGFFMDQISTATGLPQRRIAPDAMAVLQSHDWPGNVRQLRNNVERLMILTQGDPETEVTTEMLPSEVGALVPTTPSGAGGEKLMSLALREAREIFEREYLIAQIARFSGNISRTAEFIGMERSALHRKLKSLGIGA; encoded by the coding sequence ATGAGCGCCGACATCCTGATCGTCGATGACGAGGCCGACATCCGCGACCTCGTGGCTGGCATCCTCGAGGACGAGGGCCACCGCACCCGCACGGCCGGGTCCTCCGACGAGGCGCTCGCCGCGATCGAGCAGCGCCGGCCGCATCTCGTCTTCCTGGACATCTGGCTGCAGGGCTCCCGGCTCGACGGGCTGCAGGTGCTCGACATCGTCAAGGCCCAGGCCCCGGACCTGCCCGTGGTGATGATCTCCGGCCACGGCAACATCGAGACCGCGGTCTCGGCCATCAAGGCGGGGGCCTACGACTTCATCGAGAAGCCGTTCAAGGCCGACCGGCTGATCCTGGTGGCCGAGCGGGCGCTCGAAGCCTCGCGCCTCAAGCGCGAGGTGCGCGACCTCAAGGCCCGCTCGGGGCAGGCGAGCCGCATCGTCGGCGGCTCGGTCGCCGTCAACCAGCTGCGCCAGACCATCGAGCGGGTCGCGCCCACCAATGCCCGGGTGATGATCTCGGGCGCCCCGGGCTCGGGCAAGGAACTCTCGGCCCGCACGCTCCATGCCGCTTCCGCGCGCGCGAACGGGCCCTTCGTGGTGATCAACGCCGCCACGATCACGCCCGAGACCATGGAGGCGGAGCTGTTCGGGGTCGAGGCCGCGGACGGGCGCCCCCGTCGGGTCGGCGCCCTCGAGGAGGCGCATGGCGGCACGCTCTATATCGACGAGGTCGCGGACATGCCCCGCGAGACCCAGAACCGCATCCTGCGGGTCCTCGTCGACCAGAACTTCCAGCGGGTCGGCGGCACGACCCGCGTGCATGTCGATGTGCGGATCATCTCCTCCTCCTCGCGCGACCTCGCCGAGGAGATCGCGGCGGGCCGCTTCCGCGAGGATCTCTTCCACCGCCTCAGCGTGGTGCCGATCCGGGTGCCGCCGCTGGCCGAGCGCCGCGAGGACGTGCCGGAGCTGATCGGCTTCTTCATGGACCAGATCTCGACGGCGACGGGCCTGCCCCAGCGCCGGATCGCCCCCGACGCCATGGCGGTGCTGCAGTCGCACGACTGGCCCGGCAACGTCCGGCAGCTGCGCAACAACGTCGAGCGCCTGATGATCCTGACGCAGGGGGATCCCGAGACCGAGGTCACCACCGAGATGCTGCCGAGCGAGGTCGGCGCCCTCGTGCCCACCACGCCGAGCGGGGCGGGCGGCGAGAAGCTGATGAGCCTCGCCCTGCGCGAGGCCCGGGAGATCTTCGAGCGCGAATACCTCATCGCCCAGATCGCCCGCTTCTCCGGCAACATCTCCCGCACCGCCGAGTTCATCGGCATGGAGCGCTCCGCCCTGCACCGGAAGCTCAAGTCGCTCGGCATCGGCGCCTGA
- the hfq gene encoding RNA chaperone Hfq, producing MAGERAQNLQDTFLNHVRKNKIPLTIFLVNGVKLQGVVTWFDNFCVLLRRDGHSQLVYKHAISTIMPGHPVQLFEQGEEGAEKG from the coding sequence ATGGCGGGCGAGCGCGCGCAAAATCTGCAGGACACTTTTCTCAATCACGTCCGCAAGAACAAGATTCCTCTCACGATCTTCCTGGTGAACGGGGTCAAGCTGCAGGGGGTGGTGACCTGGTTCGACAATTTCTGCGTGCTGCTGCGCCGGGATGGACATTCCCAGCTGGTGTACAAGCACGCGATCTCGACGATCATGCCCGGACACCCGGTGCAGCTCTTCGAGCAGGGTGAAGAGGGCGCCGAGAAGGGCTGA